One Cucumis sativus cultivar 9930 chromosome 1, Cucumber_9930_V3, whole genome shotgun sequence DNA segment encodes these proteins:
- the LOC101218054 gene encoding non-specific phospholipase C2, translated as MAPKSIPFFFFFFFIITPFLHASPITTIVVLVMENRSFDHMLGWMKKLNPQINGVDGSESNLLSTTDPNSKRFFFQDQSHYVDPDPGHSFQAIREQIFGSDNTSANPPPMNGFAQQAFSMDNTSAMSGDVMNGFLPDKVAVYKTLVSEFAVFDRWFASVPASTQPNRLYVHSATSAGATSNIPALLAKGYPQRTIFENLDDAGMSFGIYYQNIPATLFYRNLRKLKYVNKFHDYGLNFKKDAKQGKLPNYVVVEQRYIDLPLEPANDDHPSHDVYQGQMFIKEVYETLRSSPQWNETLFIITYDEHGGFFDHVPTPVTGVPSPDGIVGPEPFLFGFNRLGVRVPTIMISPWIEKGTVVHSPKGSPFQTSEFEHSSIPATVKKLFNLSSPFLTKRDEWAGSFEFIVQTRTEPRTDCPEQLPTPVKIRETPANEKANLTEFQQELMQLAAVMKGDNIFTSYPEAIGKDMNVKEGRQYMREAVRRFFEAGRLAKRMGVSEDQIVQMRPSLATRSSLKPKQLP; from the exons ATGGCTCCCAAATCcattcccttcttcttcttcttcttcttcatcatcactCCCTTCCTCCATGCCTCTCCAATCACCACCATTGTCGTTCTTGTCATGGAGAATCGCTCCTTCGACCACATGCTTGGCTGGATGAAAAAACTTAATCCTCAAATCAACGGCGTCGATGGCTCTGAATCCAACCTCCTCTCCACCACCGATCCCAACTCCAAGCGCTTCTTCTTCCAAGACCAGTCTCACTATGTCGACCCCGACCCTGGCCACTCCTTTCAAGCCATTCGTGAACAGATTTTCGGTTCCGACAACACCTCCGCTAATCCTCCTCCTATGAACGGTTTCGCTCAACAGGCTTTCTCCATGGATAATACCTCCGCCATGTCTGGCGATGTCATGAACGGATTCCTCCCAGATAAGGTCGCTGTCTACAAAACTCTCGTCTCCGAGTTCGCCGTTTTCGACAG GTGGTTTGCGTCTGTACCGGCCTCCACGCAACCGAATCGCCTTTATGTTCATTCAGCGACCTCCGCTGGAGCTACCAGTAACATTCCGGCACTTCTTGCTAAAGGCTATCCTCAGCGAACGATCTTCGAGAATCTCGACGATGCTGGAATGTCATTTGGAATCTATTACCAGAACATTCCAGCGACGCTGTTCTATCGGAATCTACGGAAACTGAAATACGTGAATAAATTTCACGACTACGGTCTGAACTTCAAGAAGGATGCAAAGCAGGGGAAACTGCCGAACTACGTGGTGGTGGAGCAACGGTATATAGATTTGCCGCTGGAGCCGGCGAACGACGATCATCCGTCGCACGATGTATATCAAGGACAGATGTTCATTAAGGAGGTTTACGAGACGCTTAGATCGTCGCCGCAGTGGAATGAAACTCTGTTCATCATCACTTATGATGAGCACGGGGGATTTTTCGATCACGTTCCAACGCCTGTCACCGGTGTACCTAGTCCCGACGGAATCGTCGGACCGGAGCCGTTTTTGTTTGGATTTAATCGGCTCGGAGTTCGAGTTCCGACCATCATGATCTCACCGTGGATAGAGAAGGGCACTG TTGTCCATAGCCCTAAAGGATCACCTTTCCAAACCTCCGAGTTTGAACACTCCTCCATTCCTGCCACTGTCAAGAAGCTCTTCAACCTCTCTTCTCCCTTCCTCACCAAGAGGGACGAGTGGGCCGGATCCTTCGAATTCATTGTGCAAACCCGCACAGAGCCGAGAACCGACTGCCCCG AACAACTCCCAACACCGGTGAAGATCAGGGAGACCCCGGCAAATGAAAAGGCGAATCTTACCGAGTTTCAGCAGGAGCTAATGCAGTTGGCTGCAGTTATGAAAGGAGACAATATCTTCACTAGTTACCCTGAAGCCATTGGAAAGGATATGAATGTGAAAGAAGGTAGGCAGTATATGAGAGAGGCTGTAAGGAGATTCTTTGAGGCAGGGCGTTTAGCTAAGAGAATGGGAGTTAGTGAAGACCAAATTGTCCAAATGAGACCGTCTCTTGCTACAAGATCCTCACTTAAACCTAAACAATTGCCTTAA